In one window of Scyliorhinus canicula chromosome 17, sScyCan1.1, whole genome shotgun sequence DNA:
- the LOC119951164 gene encoding zinc finger protein 239-like, which produces MEEKSTVHSEEKPFTCSVCGRGFRQSSDLLKHRRSHTGERPFTCSQCGKGFIQSSNLLRHQRIHTDERPFQCPDCGKCYKSSGDLKSHQRVHTDEKPFRCSHCGTGFRRSFNLTQHQRVHTGERPFTCSNCMKGFITPSQLRTHQRIHTGEKPFTCSKCGKGFTCASAMLVHQRIHTREKPFTCPHCGKGFTQSSNLLRHQRIHTGETPLNAWTVRSTVEAPGN; this is translated from the coding sequence atggaagagaaaagcaccgttcacagtgaggagaaaccgttcacgtgttctgtgtgtggacgaggattccgACAATCATCTGACCTGTTAAAACatcggcgcagtcacactggggagagaccgttcacctgctctcagtgtgggaaaggattcattcagtcatccaacctgctgagacaccagcggattcacacAGATGAGAGACCGTTCCAatgcccagactgtgggaagtgctataaaagttctggggatctGAAATCCCATCAACgcgttcacactgatgagaaaccgttcagatgctctcactgcgggactgggttcaggcgatcatTTAACCTCActcaacaccagcgagttcacaccggggagagaccattcacctgctctaacTGTATGAAAGGATTTATTACCCCATCCCAACTACGGacacaccaacgcattcacactggggagaagccattcacttgctccaagtgtgggaaggggttcacaTGTGCATCAGCTATGCTGgttcaccagcgaattcacaccagagagaagccattcacctgccctcattgtgggaaaggattcactcagtcatccaacctgctgagacaccagcggattcacactggggagacgccGTTAAATGCCTGGACTGTGAGAAGTACTGTCGAAGCTCCTGGGAACTGA